The Dreissena polymorpha isolate Duluth1 chromosome 10, UMN_Dpol_1.0, whole genome shotgun sequence genome includes a region encoding these proteins:
- the LOC127848974 gene encoding multiple epidermal growth factor-like domains protein 10, which translates to MATIYIIGSVIICGTIAVQAGKYGATCNIHCNTVCSDGSCDIHTGLCTKSCSVNCHDCVDGDKCTSCVSGYYGTKCERQCPVNCQQGCYLNTGLCTSCRSGFFGASCANSCGTGCNHRICDWNTGQCQCKDGHYSLYCNMACSGKCQDVCDKTSGMCRCLPGFYGQHCHSPCWSRCAECTNSTSCSVCPAGKYGPICNIDCNTTCSDGSCDIHTGLCTKSCPVNCHDCVDGDKCTSCVSGYYGTKCEKPCPSHCLDNICGKTNGHCHDCIHGYSGVMCNVSLCPDNCLSCIGFQCNTTGSKCTSEGLCINGCVTDFIGPSCDRTCPTHCAPVLNGSRCSSDGVCHNGCVLHYYGSWCENACPAQCLSVGTGNRCVDNGTCRAGCIAGYSGERCEHRADAFLPDDSKSASTAGMVAGSFFGGVALTIACGVIALVVWMKSPVHEFSPRVQSMSPVHESSPVQSMSPV; encoded by the exons atggcGACGATTTATATTATTGGCAGTGTGATTATTTGTGGAACCATCGCTGTGCAAG CTGGAAAATATGGAGCAACATGCAATATTCATTGTAACACAGTCTGCAGCGATGGATCGTGTGACATTCATACTGGTCTGTGTACGAAATCATGCTCTGTTAACTGTCATGATTGTGTGGACGGAGACAAGTGCACGAGTTGTGTCAGCGGATATTATGGAACAAAATGTGAAAGGCAATGTCCAGTCAATTGTCAACAAGGTTGTTACCTAAATACAGGTTTGTGTACATCCTGTAGGTCGGGATTTTTTGGTGCTTCATGTGCTAATTCTTGTGGAACTGGGTGCAACCATAGAATATGTGATTGGAACACAGGCCAGTGTCAGTGTAAAGACGGGCACTATTCATTGTATTGCAATATGGCTTGCTCTGGTAAGTGTCAAGATGTGTGTGATAAAACGAGTGGCATGTGCCGATGTCTACCCGGATTCTATGGACAACATTGTCACAGCCCTTGTTGGAGTCGGTGTGCTGAATGTACAAACTCAACGTCCTGCTCTGTGTGTCCAGCTGGAAAATATGGACCAATTTGCAATATTGATTGTAATACAACCTGCAGCGATGGATCGTGTGACATACATACTGGTCTGTGTACGAAATCATGCCCTGTCAACTGTCATGATTGTGTGGATGGAGACAAGTGCACGAGTTGTGTCAGCGGATATTATGGGACAAAGTGTGAAAAGCCGTGTCCTTCACATTGTCTAGATAATATATGTGGTAAAACAAATGGTCATTGCCACGACTGTATTCATGGATACTCTGGAGTGATGTGCAACGTTTCTCTATGTCCTGATAATTGTTTGAGTTGTATCGGCTTTCAGTGCAATACCACAGGTAGTAAATGTACTAGTGAAGGTTTGTGCATTAACGGATGTGTAACAGACTTCATAGGACCGTCATGTGACAGAACGTGCCCCACACACTGTGCACCTGTGCTGAATGGTAGCAGGTGCTCTAGCGACGGAGTATGTCACAATGGATGTGTGCTTCATTATTACGGCAGTTGGTGTGAGAACGCGTGTCCAGCACAGTGTCTATCGGTTGGTACGGGAAACAGATGCGTTGACAATGGTACATGTAGAGCAGGCTGTATTGCAGGGTACTCGGGAGAAAGATGCG AGCACCGGGCTGACGCATTCCTCCCGGACGACAGTAAATCTGCCAGTACAGCTGGAATGGTGGCTGGTTCGTTTTTTGGTGGGGTGGCCCTTACAATTGCATGTGGGGTGATCGCGCTCGTAGTGTGGATGAAAAG TCCAGTACATGAGTTCAGTCCACGAGTCCAGTCCATGAGTCCAGTCCACGAGTCCAGTCCAGTCCAGTCCATGAGTCCAGTCTAG